In Cydia strobilella chromosome 8, ilCydStro3.1, whole genome shotgun sequence, one DNA window encodes the following:
- the LOC134743309 gene encoding procathepsin L-like, with translation MSLPTIWVAMAVCFVSSTVMAVSLEKPYYELNDAENLFRDFVKQHGKKYDRKEYSERLEFFKETLKDINWRNEMFPNTVFAVNHFADLRPEELQQYLGFRPLNGTVKKVSILKSDEPVTAPDAHDWRQHGKVSHVKDLGQCGSSFIFSAIGNIEGQYAMKHEQCLALSEGQAHECGQDGDPHEVMNDLAKRCPDEKAGIMTEADYPYDDSEPPCQENCGKAVVKVLKGERIDVPSEDTLKQKLYDIGPLSVGLNAVDLLHYKSGILEPNRCKGKEPNYAVLLVGYGEENGTPFWIIKNAWGEKFGEQGYVRLRRRVNACVMGTSYTATAIVA, from the exons ATGTCTCTACCAACAATCTGGGTGGCGATGGCGGTCTGTTTCGTCAGCAGTACCGTCATGGCTGTCTCTCTTGAAAAACCATATTACGAATTAAACGACGCCGAAAATCTCTTCAGAGATTTTGTGAAGCAGCATGGCAAAAAATACGATCGAAAAGAGTATTCCGAAAGGCTCGAGTTTTTCAAGGAAACCTTAAAAGATATCAACTGGCGAAATGAAATGTTTCCTAATACTGTGTTTGCTGTGAATCATTTTGCTGATTTAAGGCCTGAGGAGCTGCAGCAATATCTCGGTTTTAGGCCGTTAAATGGAACAGTAAAGAAAGTGTCTATCCTTAAATCTGATGAGCCAGTCACTGCACCTGACGCACACGATTGGAGACAACATGGGAAAGTATCACATGTCAAAGACCTAGGGCAATGCGGCAGCAGCTTTATCTTCAGTGCTATTG GAAATATTGAGGGCCAGTACGCTATGAAACATGAACAATGCTTGGCTCTTTCCGAAGGACAGGCTCATGAATGTGGTCAAGATGGGGATCCTCATGAAGTTATGAA TGACCTTGCTAAAAGATGTCCCGATGAAAAAGCTGGAATCATGACCGAAGCTGATTATCCTTATGATGATTCAGAACCACCTTGCCAAGAAAACTGCGGTAAGGCTGTAGTCAAGGTGTTAAAAGGCGAGAGAATAGACGTTCCTAGCGAAGACACGCTAAAACAGAAGTTGTATGATATCGGACCTTTGTCAGTCG GTTTAAACGCCGTCGACTTGTTACATTACAAATCTGGCATTCTGGAACCCAACCGGTGCAAAGGCAAAGAACCAAATTACGCCGTCCTCTTAGTAGGATATGGAGAAG AAAACGGTACACCGTTCTGGATAATCAAGAACGCTTGGGGAGAAAAATTTGGCGAGCAAGGCTACGTGCGCTTGCGTCGACGTGTCAACGcgtgcgtgatgggcacctccTACACGGCCACCGCTATTGTGGCTTAA
- the LOC134743308 gene encoding uncharacterized protein LOC134743308, with product MLVPVVLATVCLASSTVLAAYDKPLYDVEDAENLFKDFVKDHKKVYNRREYFERFEIFKETLKDINERNAMFPDTTFAVNHFADLKPHELQHYLGFKPSNETIKKVKIPNRPHPLPEGFDWRYHHAVSHVKSQKLCGSCFIFSAIGNIEGQYAIKHGKCLALSEGQALDCLDSGTCSGGSPADVMGELVKKKLEKEEHYTYNPFKGVCKEDDLKGVVQMTGEILQLDIEEEMDLRGYLVHFGPLSIGVNAKDFFHYNGGILEPSKCTGLQANHAVLLVGYGEENGKLFWSIKNSWGAGWGEKGYLRLSREGNACDIFGHVLTTSVF from the exons ATGCTTGTGCCGGTTGTTTTGGCGACTGTCTGCCTTGCCAGCAGCACGGTCTTAGCTGCATATGACAAACCATTGTACGACGTGGAAGACGCTGAAAACCTGTTCAAGGACTTTGTCAAAGATCATAAGAAAGTATACAATCGAAGAGAGTATTTTGAAAGGTTTGAGATTTTCAAGGAAACCTTAAAAGACATAAATGAGAGAAATGCCATGTTTCCTGATACTACATTTGCAGTAAACCATTTTGCTGATCTCAAGCCTCATGAGCTGCAGCACTACCTTGGTTTCAAACCCTCAAATGAAACAATAAAGAAAGTGAAAATCCCCAATAGGCCACATCCTCTCCCTGAAGGATTCGACTGGAGGTACCACCATGCGGTTTCACACGTTAAGAGCCAAAAATTATGTGGTAGCTGCTTTATCTTCAGTGCTATTG GCAATATTGAAGGACAGTACGCCATTAAACATGGCAAATGCTTAGCCCTATCCGAAGGACAGGCCCTTGATTGTCTAGATTCTGGAACTTGCTCTGGAGGGTCGCCGGCTGATGTAATGGG CGAATTAGTTAAAAAGAAATTAGAAAAAGAAGAGCACTATACATATAACCCATTTAAAGGAGTATGTAAAGAAGACGATCTTAAAGGAGTTGTACAGATGACAGGAGAGATCTTACAATTAGATATTGAAGAAGAAATGGATTTGAGGGGTTATTTGGTACACTTCGGACCTCTGTCAATTG GTGTAAACGCCAAAGACTTTTTTCATTATAATGGCGGTATATTAGAACCTAGTAAGTGCACAGGCTTACAGGCGAACCATGCTGTGCTCTTGGTGGGATATGGAGAAG aaaATGGCAAATTGTTCTGGTCAATTAAAAACTCATGGGGTGCGGGCTGGGGCGAAAAAGGCTACTTGAGACTTTCAAGAGAAGGCAATGCATGTGATATTTTCGGCCATGTCTTAACAACCTCcgtattttaa
- the LOC134743469 gene encoding procathepsin L-like, whose product MNTMFVPIVLAMVCLASSTVLAAYDKPYYDVEDAENLFKNFIQEHKKVYNRREYYERLEIFKETLREINERNDMFPDTVFAVNHFADLKPHEREQYHGLKLPSGNRTKAVLLDLPEATATELDWRKKDAVTDVKSQGQCGSCYIFSAVGAIEGQYAIKHKQCPVIRLTEGQALDCLNCGSCGGGVMHAVFQELAQKKKKLEKEADYPYEDSKKDCHEDQSKGVALVIDGKEVTIPNEEELKKLLSNYGPLAVGINAADLHHYAKGILEPDQCKGKKVDHGVVLVGYGEENGKQYWLIKNSWGTVWGEKGYVRLRRGVDACKMGTGYTATCNVE is encoded by the exons ATGAACACCATGTTTGTGCCGATTGTCCTGGCGATGGTCTGCCTCGCCAGCAGCACGGTCTTGGCTGCTTATGACAAGCCATACTACGACGTGGAAGACGCTGAGAACCTTTTCAAAAACTTTATCCAAGAGCATAAGAAAGTATACAACCGAAGAGAATACTATGAAAGGCTTGAGATTTTCAAGGAAACTTTGAGAGAAATAAATGAGCGAAATGACATGTTTCCTGATACTGTATTTGCTGTAAACCACTTTGCTGATCTGAAACCTCATGAGCGGGAGCAATACCACGGTCTCAAACTCCCAAGTGGAAATAGAACGAAAGCGGTACTCCTTGATTTGCCCGAGGCTACAGCTACTGAATTGGACTGGAGGAAGAAAGATGCGGTTACTGATGTCAAGAGCCAAGGACAATGTGGCAGTTGCTATATCTTCAGTGCTGTTG GCGCAATTGAAGGGCAGTACGCTATCAAACACAAACAATGTCCAGTCATAAGGCTAACCGAAGGACAGGCCCTTGACTGTCTTAACTGTGGAAGTTGCGGTGGAGGAGTAATGCATGCCGTTTTCCA GGAATTAgctcaaaaaaagaaaaagttggAGAAGGAAGCAGACTATCCCTATGAAGATTCCAAAAAAGACTGCCATGAAGATCAGAGTAAGGGAGTTGCCTTGGTAATAGATGGTAAAGAAGTAACAATCCCCAACGAAGAAGAGCTGAAGAAATTGTTGTCAAACTATGGACCTTTAGCAGTTG gcaTAAATGCAGCGGACCTTCATCATTATGCAAAGGGAATACTAGAACCGGACCAGTGCAAAGGGAAAAAAGTTGACCATGGCGTGGTCTTGGTGGGATATGGAGAAG AAAATGGGAAACAGTACTGGCTGATTAAAAACTCGTGGGGAACGGTTTGGGGCGAGAAAGGCTATGTGCGTCTGCGGCGAGGAGTCGACGCGTGCAAGATGGGCACAGGCTACACGGCTACCTGTAATGTTGAATAA